The following proteins come from a genomic window of Aquimarina sp. MAR_2010_214:
- a CDS encoding DUF3078 domain-containing protein encodes MNRFFLAVFLLLLVTKISGQEKEKRKHLDSIQINLKRSLDSILKNTTNDLNIIVLKQKLKEITPKKPKKEHIGWKDKANFTLLFNQSVFNFDWQGGGTSNVAGNATLNYEFNYKKNSLTWDNKIIADYGLTFLKDEDFARKTNDRIEFNTRLGQKIGQGFWNYSLFINFRSQFDKGYRFTKNPDSEETIRIEETHFFSPAFIQVGPGLLWKKSDNLNVNIAPVTSRMIFVDKEFTNVTDYEDGDYFGVDAGESSRFEFGGSLAAYSKYTIIKNITLEQLLNLYSNYIEDPANVDIDYTLSINLLVNKYITGSFVFQAIYDDNATGGFQIREVIGLGLKYKF; translated from the coding sequence ATGAATAGATTTTTTTTAGCTGTTTTTCTGCTTTTGTTAGTAACAAAAATTTCAGGTCAGGAAAAAGAAAAAAGAAAACACCTGGATTCAATTCAAATTAATTTAAAACGTTCTCTTGATAGTATTTTAAAGAATACCACAAATGATTTAAATATCATTGTTTTAAAACAGAAATTAAAAGAGATCACTCCAAAAAAACCAAAGAAAGAACATATCGGATGGAAGGACAAAGCAAACTTCACTTTACTTTTTAATCAATCTGTTTTCAATTTTGACTGGCAAGGAGGAGGAACATCTAATGTTGCTGGAAATGCAACATTAAATTATGAATTTAATTATAAAAAAAATAGCTTAACCTGGGATAATAAAATTATTGCAGATTACGGGCTTACTTTCTTAAAGGATGAAGATTTTGCCCGTAAAACCAATGATAGGATTGAATTTAATACTCGATTGGGGCAAAAAATTGGTCAAGGATTCTGGAACTATTCTTTGTTTATCAATTTTAGATCTCAGTTTGATAAAGGGTATAGATTTACCAAAAACCCCGATTCCGAAGAGACCATACGTATAGAAGAAACTCATTTCTTTTCTCCTGCATTTATACAGGTTGGGCCAGGGTTATTATGGAAAAAAAGTGATAATTTAAACGTTAATATTGCTCCAGTCACATCTCGTATGATATTTGTAGATAAAGAATTTACCAATGTTACAGATTATGAAGATGGTGATTATTTTGGTGTAGATGCTGGTGAAAGTTCTCGTTTTGAGTTTGGTGGATCTCTTGCCGCTTATTCTAAATATACTATAATAAAAAACATAACACTAGAGCAACTTTTAAACTTATACTCTAACTATATTGAAGACCCAGCCAATGTCGATATTGATTATACATTAAGTATTAATTTACTTGTAAACAAATACATCACTGGTAGTTTTGTGTTTCAAGCAATTTATGATGATAATGCTACTGGTGGATTTCAGATACGGGAAGTAATTGGATTAGGGCTTAAATATAAATTTTAG